ATCAGGAAGCATGCATTATGATGGATATCTCTCCAAGGAAGTTGCTTACTTTGCGCAGCACGGGAAAAATCCCGTACAGCAGGATAGACAGGAAAATCTATTACCGGAAAAAAGACATCGTCACATACATGGAAGGAGTGTTACAAAAAGGAAACAATTAAACAAAGAAATATGGCACATGACTTACTGACAAGGGAAAGTCCGGAAATTATCCGGTTCTTTCAGGACATTGGACACATCACTGAACTCTTAAGAAGCGAACCGGACAGATACAGACCTATCCTGAACGGTGACAGGTACATCACCGAAGCTGAACTGTCCGAATCACTGAAGATAACACGCCGGACACTGGTTGAACACAGGACAACCGGGCTTATCCCCTATTACCGGCTGGGAGGCAGGATACTTTATAAAGAGAAGGATATTATAAAACTGCTGGATGAAAACAGGCTGGAAGCTTTTTAAAAGCCGGCAGTATAGAAGAGAACGTCTTCGGAAATTTTCCTAAAGACGTTCTCTTCATATATATGCCATTCATTCCAGCATAAATGAATACATTATAAAGTTTTCTGTAATTTTATGCCAATACTATTTGGAGGAATCGAACCTTTTCCATATCTTTGCACCGTCAAAAAAATAACAGCGATAAAGATTGAAATAGTTGAAATTAGAAATATGGCTAATTCAATGGTTTTGATTTTAACGATATAAGATTTAGTGCTGTCTATCAGGACTTTAAAAACAAAGAACTTTAAATGTTCGATTCCTGGTGGCACCACCTTTTAAAAAGCAAGACAATATTAATCCCTGATTTTTTTCAAAATTCAGGGATTTTTCTTTTTCTGGAACAGGTAAAACCAATAGGAATGAGAATCAACATAAATATGATACCATTCTGCAATTGATTTTGGTACAGCATTTATTCAATCATTATCTCATGTTAAGCAACAGCTTTTCGCCCACTTTAAAATTCATTTAATGAACAAACTTTTTCTATAGCAAATATGTTTTCTATTATCCTAAATGAATGATAAATAAAAATGTTTCCATCAGGCATTTTTTCTGTATGACAAAGGATTAATTTTATAAAAAGACAGATAAATGCTCATTTGTTATATTCATTTATTTATAGTTTAATATAACAAATCATGTAGATATGGCAACAATAAAAATCAAATTCCGTACCTCTTCCGTGAAAACAAAAGAAGGCGTATTGTTCTATCAAATCATTCATGCCAGAGTAACCAGGCAAATCAATACCGGCTATAAAATTTTTCCTTCAGAATGGGATAAGCATTTGGCTTGCATCATTCTTCCGGACAATAATGACATAAGACGACGTTTTCTCGCTCAACTAACAAGCCGAATAGCAGAAGACATGCATAGACTGAAAAATATCATTTCAAAACTTGAACATTCGGGCAATCCTTTTACCTCCGGAAAAATAATAGAGCTATTCCGTATTCCCCCCATCAATAAATACAGTTTTCTATCATTCGCACAAGATCTTATTATACAACTAAAACAAATCGGCAAAGAACGCACTGCCGAGTCTTATGCCTCAGCATACAACAGTTTCAAGCGTTTTATGGACAATAATGGTGACGTTCTACTTGAAGATGTAAATTCCAATCTGATGATAAAATATGAAATATACCTTAAAAACTGCGGTGTCTGTCCAAACAGCTGTTCATATTATATGCGGAATCTCCGAGCAATATACAATCGTGCTGTAGAAAAAGAGTTAACACAACAACAATATCCGTTCAAGTATGTGTATACCGGTATTGACAAAACAGTAAAACGAGCTGTATCTCTAAAAACAATTCGCCAAATACAAAATTTAGATCTGAGCACAAACCCTTTGATGGATTATGCAAGAGACATCTTCATGTTCTCGTTCTACACCCGCGGAATGTCGTTCATTGACATGGCATATCTGAAAAAGAAAGATCTGCAGAATGGAGTTCTGTCCTATCGCAGACATAAAACCGACCAACAATTGTTCATTAAGTGGGAAAAGCCCATGCAAAAAATTGTCGATAAATATAACACTATAGAAAGCTCTTATCTACTACCTATCATCAAAAACAACGGTAAAGACCCAAGAAGAGAATATAAAAATGCCTCACATTTGATTAATAGAAAGCTGAAGGTAATAGGACAAATGTTAGAGATCCCCGTCACACTAACAACATATGTCGCCCGCCATGCATGGGCAAACATTGCCAAGAGTAAAAATATCTCTATCTCGGTTATTAGCGAAGCTATGGGACATGACTCCGAAAACACAACACGTATTTATCTAGCCTCGTTAGACGCCTCCATAGTGGATAAAGCAAACAGTATTATACTTAAATCATTATAGTATACCAAAAGAGTATTGACGGGGCTGACCCAAAAGTCAGCCCTTAGTTTTCCAATGCTACATTATTAATAAATAAGATTATCATGGCTCTACACAACGGATAAAGCATGCATCACTTTTAGGCGTTTCTATTTTATTTTCACCAGTAAGAGTTGCGTAAACATTACTTTTAGAAATCAAATTAAAATCAAAAGAGAAGTAATTAATATCCCACGCCATAATATCACTTTCTCCATCGCGCCCTGGTGGATATATCTGCTGTAACCAATAGATAGCCCCCGGACGCATATACAAATCATAAAACAAAGGTTTCTCATCACCTGCCGTCATATTGAATTTATCACTACGTCCAGCAGAATAACGGAGTACAACTGTATTCTTTGTCTCACCATGTATATAGCCCTGACCAGTAACTACGCCCTGCCAATTTTTCATATCACCATATCCTTGTTTTCTATGTCCATAGCCTGACGCTCCTATCGGAAAGAATAGATTCCGCCCATCCGTTTTATTATATATAAAACAACCACGCATACCATATGTGCCGAAACTATCATAACGATATCCGTATACTTCATTGATATTGGAAAGTGTTTCCTCGGCATCATCACCATAGAGTACACCATAGCCCATTTCTATATCCTTGCTTTTATACAATACATTATAATCATCGTAATTGGCAATTTCCACTTCTTTTCCATTAATTTTAGGCTTTTCAAAAGGGGTATTAAAAGGCTGAGATGTGATTTCATCCCACAATTTAGTAGTCCCTTTTCCAGCAATCTCTAGTGGCTTGGCTTTATCATCTTTAAAGTCTTTCGGCTGCACTTCTATCCAATATTCTTTCTCATGTTTATTACTTGACGCATCAATTGGTTCATTCAGATTTCCCCACTTAAACAATGACCCTTCTTCTACCGGCGAATCTGTTTCCTCCGTAGGAGTCTTCATATTAAACGTATGCCAAGCCCGCCCTTCGTCAAGCAAAGCTACAGGAGCATAGCCCTGGCGGACAAATATAAGGTGATTGCAAGTATTGTTGTGATAACTGACACGAATAACGGCATGGCGGGATTCATTTTCTGCACATGTACCATTGAACGTAATTTTGAAATCAATTACTGAACCGGAAAGCCCCTTAAGTGTACCATGTTCATCTATACTCGTGTACTTGTTACTACTACTTTTTTCTAACTTCACAAATCCTTCGTGCGTTGTCGCTGCAACAACAGCTTCCCAAGCCCCCTCGGAAGTAAATTCTTCGAAATTTGTAGCATTCTCCCGTGCCAAACGTTTTAAAACAACATGGAAAGGCTTGTCATTATTATGCCGTCGATATATTCCTTTAGGATTGACTACGCGACGTACCTGGAATATATCAACTATTTCTGTTAATGGCTCACCCTGCGATAAAGTCGCGGTTATTTTTATTTTTGCCTGACGCCGGTAGGCTACATATGGATTATTCCCGGTATAACTAGTTTTTGCAATCATCTGTTTCGCACGTGTATATAAAGGTATACTCATATGAAGTATATTCGTCCCCTCTTCTTTACGCACAGAATAATTACCATATTCAGTATCTTCGTGAATGCCTGGATCTACGGCATATTCGCGATTTCCTCGTTGAGTTCGGTTATAGTATTCCTGGTTGCTTTCTGCATAAACAATACCTGAATCCTCATTAGCATCTGCTTTTGTTGTCGTAAGTATGGTTGCAGTAGTACGGCGCAAAGAAAGAAATCCATTCCATACATTCTTGCCTTCCAAATCAAAATGATAATAATCAAAATTATTAGCATCTGCACCAATAGGCGCCCAACCATTGTTGAGTATTTCCGCTTTCACACTTTCCACTTTCGCATAACCAGGATTTATTTTTATAGGCAAATCCATCGTTCTGTTATATAAATAGGAAATATAATAGGGATTGGGCACCTCAATACCTGGTTCCGGTTCAGCATATTCGATATGCCAGTCTGCATCATTTGCAAAATTTTTAAATTTCAATGTAAGTTTATAGTGATGATTACGTTCGGCATCATAGTTTGTTGTAATGTTTTTACCAAGCATAAAACGGTATTTAATATCACCACTACCTACTTTTTCTTCATTAATAGAACGATAATAAGCGTCTACTTCAATATATGTACCATAAGGTACGTTATCTTTTGGTCTATATTTTGAATAATCTTTGTCCGGCTGTTGCAGATGAGGAGGTAATCCGGGATGATCCAGTTCTTTATCTCCATCTGCATCCTGGCGTTTATCATATGGCTGGTCCCCCTGCATATTCTCATAGAAAAACAAAGCATCAGCTGCCTCTTCGTGTCCATATTTAAAAGTTCCATTCTCTTCACACGGGTAATAAGCTCTCCCCGTAGCTAAACGTACCGGATAAAATTCGTCAAATGCAGGTGGGGTAGTTCCTGTATAATACTTTATGATTTCTCCGTCTTTTATTAAAGACGATTGTTCATCTTCACTTGGTGTGTTTGTTTTTCCCAAGTAGCAATTAACAGGAATATCCTTTATCTGAACCGATTTCAAATAAATAAAAACTCCTTCTTTCAATCCAGTGGCATCATAAGCAATGGTTACTTTGGAAGCTGCGCGGCGAATCCATGCGTGCAATTCCATATCTTTCTTATTTATAGCTACTCGTGAAGCTTCCGTATTGCGGTTAGCCCCCGCAGGTGCATTCTCTTTTGTTGTGAAGTAGCCAAACATCTGATGGTTTTTAGTAGCTCTTGTCACTTTTCCATCAGCAGTTTCTTCTGTCGCGAACCAGTTTTCTGCTTCCCATGTCAGATTAATCGATTTCAGTTTATCGACTGTTTGTATATTATCTTTTTCTAACTCAGCCAAGTTACCCATATTTGCTACCGCATACATATAATAATAGCCGTAAGGAACTTGAGCTAACTTGAAGGTAGCCCGTTTGGTTTTGGCTTCCGCCGTTTTGCCTCCTTCCGCATCTGTGTCTGCACGGTCAATATCATCAACATCGAATCTATCTGTAGTTTCCGTTGAAGCAGTACCTTTCGGAAGAAGATAGTACGATTTCACCAGATTTCCTTCCTCATCATACAGCAACACACAAAGATCATTGATGTCTTTGATTACATCTCCTGCCGTACGAGTGTTTACATCCAGAGCCGGCCGAAGAGGAAGAAACTCTACAGTAGCACTCACACTGACTTCTCCTTCCGGCATTCTTTCGCCTTCGTTGTTCAGCCAATCATCCGTACAGGCAGTCAAGACAAATATCAGCATACCTGTAAGACTATAAATAATGTTGCGTTTCATATTTTCCTGTATAAAGTTATTTAAGGAAATCTTTCCTTTCTTTTTTTATAACCCGAAATCGGGTTCTAGTGTGATTTCGGTATAAGGACGCACATCTACTATGCAATCCATTGCATGTTCATTAATTGTGATATTTACCACCACATGTGTATTTCGCGGCAACTGTGGCAGATTTGGCAAGTAACTTTTCAATTCAGTTCCGTTGACACCCAAAGTCAGCAGATAAGGATTTTCCTTATTGTTGTCATCACTATGCTTCCCCTCCAACAGGTAAATCGGTTGCTCATTGGTTTTCGTATTTTCATCTCCCGGAAGCAGTTGCCCTTTAAACAACGATGACGCATCGTATGTATAATACCCTTTCAAAGTAGGAACATCGAAACTATTTATGTCCCAGAACTTTGTTCCCTCCGTCGTTTCTCTCTCTATATATGTAGCATTGTGTGGCAAGTAATACTCCCTTTCTGCCATTTTATCAATAGTCAGTTTCGTGATTTCTATGGACCGACTGCTTTTATTCGTTATATTGAAAGTAAATTTAACAGCCGCTCTCATTATGGAAAGCTCACGTTCACAATCCTCGGCAGGCACATCTACCATATAAAGTCCACTCATCGGCAACGGACCGTCGATTCGCTCCATATTACTGCCTAACCGAATGGTCAGACTGGATATATAATCCGTAAAGAATAAGCTTCCGGGCTGAATTTTCTCAAAATCACACTCTACCAATTTACGTTTCGGAAAAAATCCCGTTGTCTTTATTTCCGTAGCTTCATTTGCAAACAAATAAATTCGTTTCTTTTCGTTTCCGATAACTTTCATCGGCTCGCTATAACAATCGGTAGATGCAACCTCCAAATTGTAAATCCGGTTATGTTCCACTATATTATCATTGTTACGTACGACAATAATACGCAACGTTTTCATCTTTTCATTATCATTTACTGGAGCCTCTGGATAGATGTCACTGGCCCGTGTACCCGATTGCGATATGTCAGACAGGGCAACACTGATATTAAGATTCACTAACGGCACTTCCCTGTCAAACATTTCACTATCTGCATCATGAGCACACCCCCGAAAAAGGAGAGAAATAGCCCATGGTATAATGATATATGCGATTTTCTTCATTGTCTTATATCGTTGATTCTGACAGTCCAATCGTTTATCTTAATATAAGTTTTAATCCATTCAAGATTCGGGCTTAAGAAGAATATCATTGACCATTCACTTTCACGATCAAGGAACTCCTGCGAATCCATGCTTGCATACAGATCACTCTTAAGCATAAGCAAATAGTTAATAAGTGGAATATTGATAATTTCCACACCATCTGCTTTGCGACGCACCGTCAGCTTAGGCGAGTACCAATCACGCACCATCAACCGTGAAGTAGATAGTTCGGCATAAGCTACCACCACTTCTCTTCCCTCATCAGTGAATCCTGCCGAAGCTTGCCCTTGTGCCCATGGAGTGTATGTCACCATACCATTCTCAAGCAAATTATTATCGTAACTGAACAGTATATTATCATCGGTAATTTCAAATTCAAATTTCTTATCATCTACCGGCTCACCATTCATTTGTTGCAACACAACACGAATATTATTGGTGTTCTTCATCATCTCAACAGTGCCTTCACTGTAAAGGTCGGCAGTAGCGAGAGTAAGTTCACCCCAATACAAACCGTGCAAGTTCTTTCGTCTGGGATTTGTCAAGCATTCCGAATCTAGTTCCACTTGCAAATCGGTATATCCAGTTCCTTCTCCGGGGGTATACTTCATAAGGAAAGAGCTCTTATTACAAGCCAGACCACCATAAGCTACGAAATGATAATTTCCTTGTTTGAGGTCCAGCTTCATGCGATAGTTCTCGTCCTGCAACTCCGTACCCGTCACTATGCGAGTATCCACATAATTGCCATTTTCATCATAGACCAGCAATGTCAGACAATCCACCTTCTTAGCAAATGCATTGGCATATTCCATATTGTAGTCGTAAATGAAGCGTAGTGACACGCCATGCGGACATGGAGCAAGATCTTCATAGATACGCTCACACGATGAAAAGGCAAAATTTATCAGTACGATGCCAAGCACCGTACTGATAAACCCTGAAATTATATTTCGTTTTTTATTATGCATCTTTGGTTTCTTAGAAATCGATATTATTGACACGAACTACCCAAGGCAATACATCTACCGAAACTGTCAGATAAATATCACCTCGCTCATCGGGAGTATCAGGACCTGGGTTATCAGGGTCATTATCTGAAATACGTGGATGCCCAAGACGGGAAATGTTAGTTACAGCAAGTTTATAAACATTGTTGCGAACTACAGCGAACTCCATCGGAGCCATTTCACCTTCCACACCATTGTCATTGTGGCGATTCCAATAATAATAGTAGCAATAATAGCCCCAACCACCGTCTTTGTCCTCGCTTGACTGATAGATGGTTATGCCGGCATCAGTAGCTGCTTGTCTGAAATCACTGAGATAAGAACCTTCAAGTGTTTTATCGTTTCTGTCCCAAGTGTTCCATTTTGAATTAGCACTACTTTCATCTTGAGGGCTAGCATCCCCTTCCTCACCTGTACCACCGGTACCATATACAGCCACATAAAGCGGATGAGAACGACTCCATGTTTTGGTCTCTTCGTTGTATGCAACAGCTTTCACTGCTTTTCGCACATTTGGCCAACTTACATACAAATTGCCGCCGAACATATAAATAATCGGATCTTTATAAGAATCCTTCATTAAACCAGAAGCAGTGTAATTAATAACTTCTGCCAAGTGCCTGGTATCTTCGTCAGTGCTAGCGGCAGCAGCTTCAGTAGCTACCATTTTTCCTTTGAAAACAATACCGGTTGTTATACCGTTTACCTGCCTGTCAACCGGTCCC
This sequence is a window from Bacteroides thetaiotaomicron VPI-5482. Protein-coding genes within it:
- a CDS encoding DUF4906 domain-containing protein, which gives rise to MKRNIIYSLTGMLIFVLTACTDDWLNNEGERMPEGEVSVSATVEFLPLRPALDVNTRTAGDVIKDINDLCVLLYDEEGNLVKSYYLLPKGTASTETTDRFDVDDIDRADTDAEGGKTAEAKTKRATFKLAQVPYGYYYMYAVANMGNLAELEKDNIQTVDKLKSINLTWEAENWFATEETADGKVTRATKNHQMFGYFTTKENAPAGANRNTEASRVAINKKDMELHAWIRRAASKVTIAYDATGLKEGVFIYLKSVQIKDIPVNCYLGKTNTPSEDEQSSLIKDGEIIKYYTGTTPPAFDEFYPVRLATGRAYYPCEENGTFKYGHEEAADALFFYENMQGDQPYDKRQDADGDKELDHPGLPPHLQQPDKDYSKYRPKDNVPYGTYIEVDAYYRSINEEKVGSGDIKYRFMLGKNITTNYDAERNHHYKLTLKFKNFANDADWHIEYAEPEPGIEVPNPYYISYLYNRTMDLPIKINPGYAKVESVKAEILNNGWAPIGADANNFDYYHFDLEGKNVWNGFLSLRRTTATILTTTKADANEDSGIVYAESNQEYYNRTQRGNREYAVDPGIHEDTEYGNYSVRKEEGTNILHMSIPLYTRAKQMIAKTSYTGNNPYVAYRRQAKIKITATLSQGEPLTEIVDIFQVRRVVNPKGIYRRHNNDKPFHVVLKRLARENATNFEEFTSEGAWEAVVAATTHEGFVKLEKSSSNKYTSIDEHGTLKGLSGSVIDFKITFNGTCAENESRHAVIRVSYHNNTCNHLIFVRQGYAPVALLDEGRAWHTFNMKTPTEETDSPVEEGSLFKWGNLNEPIDASSNKHEKEYWIEVQPKDFKDDKAKPLEIAGKGTTKLWDEITSQPFNTPFEKPKINGKEVEIANYDDYNVLYKSKDIEMGYGVLYGDDAEETLSNINEVYGYRYDSFGTYGMRGCFIYNKTDGRNLFFPIGASGYGHRKQGYGDMKNWQGVVTGQGYIHGETKNTVVLRYSAGRSDKFNMTAGDEKPLFYDLYMRPGAIYWLQQIYPPGRDGESDIMAWDINYFSFDFNLISKSNVYATLTGENKIETPKSDACFIRCVEP
- a CDS encoding tyrosine-type recombinase/integrase — translated: MATIKIKFRTSSVKTKEGVLFYQIIHARVTRQINTGYKIFPSEWDKHLACIILPDNNDIRRRFLAQLTSRIAEDMHRLKNIISKLEHSGNPFTSGKIIELFRIPPINKYSFLSFAQDLIIQLKQIGKERTAESYASAYNSFKRFMDNNGDVLLEDVNSNLMIKYEIYLKNCGVCPNSCSYYMRNLRAIYNRAVEKELTQQQYPFKYVYTGIDKTVKRAVSLKTIRQIQNLDLSTNPLMDYARDIFMFSFYTRGMSFIDMAYLKKKDLQNGVLSYRRHKTDQQLFIKWEKPMQKIVDKYNTIESSYLLPIIKNNGKDPRREYKNASHLINRKLKVIGQMLEIPVTLTTYVARHAWANIAKSKNISISVISEAMGHDSENTTRIYLASLDASIVDKANSIILKSL
- a CDS encoding helix-turn-helix domain-containing protein — encoded protein: MAHDLLTRESPEIIRFFQDIGHITELLRSEPDRYRPILNGDRYITEAELSESLKITRRTLVEHRTTGLIPYYRLGGRILYKEKDIIKLLDENRLEAF
- a CDS encoding helix-turn-helix domain-containing protein translates to MEVISIEAATFEEMKQALSSIIRDIRTGRGIRQEERLTEWMDNQEACIMMDISPRKLLTLRSTGKIPYSRIDRKIYYRKKDIVTYMEGVLQKGNN
- a CDS encoding FimB/Mfa2 family fimbrial subunit, with product MHNKKRNIISGFISTVLGIVLINFAFSSCERIYEDLAPCPHGVSLRFIYDYNMEYANAFAKKVDCLTLLVYDENGNYVDTRIVTGTELQDENYRMKLDLKQGNYHFVAYGGLACNKSSFLMKYTPGEGTGYTDLQVELDSECLTNPRRKNLHGLYWGELTLATADLYSEGTVEMMKNTNNIRVVLQQMNGEPVDDKKFEFEITDDNILFSYDNNLLENGMVTYTPWAQGQASAGFTDEGREVVVAYAELSTSRLMVRDWYSPKLTVRRKADGVEIINIPLINYLLMLKSDLYASMDSQEFLDRESEWSMIFFLSPNLEWIKTYIKINDWTVRINDIRQ